In uncultured Ilyobacter sp., a genomic segment contains:
- the murG gene encoding undecaprenyldiphospho-muramoylpentapeptide beta-N-acetylglucosaminyltransferase yields the protein MRKVILTTGGTGGHIYPALAVARELKKRGVDPVFVGTIHRMEKDMIPQEGYKFIGLDVKPLKNIASVFKMVKSIVKAIGIVRREKPDAIMGFGNYISVPAILAGIILRKKIYLQEQNANLGFANKLFYRLAKMSFLAFEKTYDDLPIKYHKKLKVTGNPLRNEVYMVNRKIERERLKIEEDEKVLLITGGSLGSKSINDAILSKWERTLAEKKIRIYWATGKNHFETINQKLNKYKPNDVIKPYFSNMPNIMAVSDLVVCRAGALTISELIAMEKPSILIPYQSIKVGQYENAKILEETGAAYIYKNSEADIAIERAMDLIKDDNELAKIRARIKVLKKDRAAEKIVKAMDIWGTK from the coding sequence TTGAGAAAAGTTATCCTAACAACAGGAGGGACAGGGGGACATATATATCCTGCTCTTGCTGTAGCTAGAGAATTAAAAAAAAGAGGGGTAGATCCTGTCTTTGTAGGAACTATACACAGGATGGAAAAAGACATGATCCCTCAAGAGGGATATAAATTTATAGGTTTAGACGTAAAACCTCTAAAAAATATAGCTTCAGTTTTTAAAATGGTGAAGAGTATCGTAAAAGCTATAGGAATAGTCCGAAGGGAAAAACCAGATGCCATAATGGGATTTGGAAATTATATTTCTGTTCCTGCAATTTTAGCAGGTATAATATTAAGGAAGAAAATATACCTACAGGAGCAAAATGCAAATCTGGGATTTGCTAATAAACTCTTTTACAGGCTTGCCAAGATGAGTTTTCTTGCCTTTGAAAAAACTTATGATGACCTACCTATAAAATACCATAAAAAACTTAAGGTAACAGGGAATCCCCTGAGAAACGAGGTCTATATGGTAAACAGAAAAATAGAGAGGGAAAGACTGAAAATAGAGGAAGATGAAAAGGTACTTCTTATAACAGGGGGAAGTCTCGGATCTAAAAGTATAAATGATGCCATACTTTCAAAATGGGAAAGGACACTGGCAGAAAAGAAAATAAGGATATACTGGGCCACTGGAAAAAATCACTTTGAAACAATAAACCAAAAGCTCAATAAATATAAACCTAACGATGTAATAAAACCATATTTTAGCAATATGCCAAATATAATGGCTGTGTCAGACCTTGTGGTGTGCCGTGCAGGGGCCCTCACCATATCTGAACTTATAGCGATGGAAAAACCCTCTATACTGATCCCCTACCAGTCTATCAAGGTGGGACAGTATGAAAATGCCAAAATACTCGAGGAAACAGGAGCGGCTTATATCTACAAAAATTCAGAGGCGGACATCGCCATAGAAAGAGCCATGGATCTCATAAAAGACGACAATGAATTGGCTAAAATAAGAGCCAGAATAAAGGTCCTAAAAAAAGACAGGGCTGCAGAAAAAATAGTGAAGGCTATGGATATATGGGGGACAAAATGA
- the murD gene encoding UDP-N-acetylmuramoyl-L-alanine--D-glutamate ligase gives MNKALVFGAGVSGLGAKKLLEKNGYEVVLIDDKKAMSSEEGIEILPGMDLFIKSPGVPYTELVKKAFELDIPVIDEVELAYRYIKKKVKHPRLIAVTGTNGKTTTTTKIKELIQYCGYKCEFAGNIGRSFADLVAEDLDLDYIVLELSSYQLENIKEFKPDIAMVINLAPDHLDRYEKAADYYDTKFKIAARQEAGNYFITNTNCLESSKRIDNIKSDIWKVSLEGGSECDLYPKDGWVVYKNKNIISVEKLSLKGRHNLENVLFIGAVAEIIGLEEEKLREFLYNTKTLEHRMERFLEVGSTLFINDSKGTNIESSKMAIEAYDGCILICGGVDKKLDLKPLVEAIKNHVSKVFLIGELAEKLEQELVQGGYSNSKIIKTGNLENSVSLIQKTIDLREKNTILLSPATASFDQFKNFEARGKIFKELVKKYFTAGEKI, from the coding sequence ATGAATAAAGCCCTTGTTTTCGGAGCGGGAGTTAGCGGTTTAGGCGCTAAAAAATTATTGGAAAAAAATGGATATGAAGTGGTACTGATAGATGATAAAAAGGCCATGTCATCGGAAGAAGGTATTGAGATTCTTCCAGGTATGGACTTATTTATAAAAAGTCCCGGGGTTCCCTATACAGAACTGGTAAAAAAAGCCTTTGAATTAGATATACCTGTCATAGATGAGGTAGAGCTAGCCTATAGGTATATAAAGAAAAAAGTTAAACATCCAAGGCTTATAGCTGTCACGGGAACAAATGGAAAAACAACAACAACAACTAAAATAAAAGAGCTCATTCAATATTGTGGTTATAAATGTGAATTTGCAGGAAACATCGGAAGATCTTTTGCAGACCTTGTGGCAGAAGACTTGGATCTTGACTATATAGTTTTGGAGTTAAGCTCTTATCAGCTTGAAAATATAAAGGAGTTTAAACCTGATATAGCCATGGTGATCAACTTAGCACCGGACCATTTGGACAGATATGAAAAAGCAGCAGATTATTATGACACAAAATTTAAAATAGCTGCCAGACAAGAAGCCGGCAACTATTTTATAACAAATACAAACTGCCTTGAATCATCTAAGAGAATAGACAATATAAAGTCAGATATCTGGAAGGTGTCCCTAGAGGGCGGAAGTGAATGTGACTTATATCCTAAGGACGGATGGGTTGTTTATAAAAATAAAAATATAATCTCTGTGGAAAAGCTCAGCCTTAAGGGAAGGCATAACCTAGAGAATGTTTTATTTATAGGGGCAGTTGCTGAGATAATAGGTTTAGAGGAAGAAAAACTTAGGGAGTTTCTGTATAACACAAAAACTTTAGAACACAGAATGGAAAGATTTTTAGAGGTGGGGAGCACCCTTTTTATAAATGATTCTAAGGGAACAAACATAGAATCATCTAAAATGGCCATAGAGGCCTATGACGGGTGCATACTAATATGCGGCGGAGTGGACAAGAAGCTTGACCTAAAACCCCTTGTAGAGGCCATAAAAAACCATGTGAGCAAAGTATTCCTTATAGGTGAACTGGCAGAGAAGTTAGAACAGGAACTGGTTCAAGGTGGATATTCAAACTCTAAGATCATAAAAACCGGCAATTTAGAAAATAGTGTCAGTTTGATTCAGAAGACAATAGATCTTCGTGAAAAAAACACTATACTTTTATCGCCGGCTACAGCTAGTTTTGACCAGTTTAAAAATTTTGAAGCAAGAGGAAAAATATTTAAAGAGTTAGTAAAAAAATATTTTACGGCAGGTGAAAAAATTTGA
- a CDS encoding cyanophycin synthetase, with protein MRFQKIEKGKNLYINDAYNANPTSMKLAVETFDKLYNKKVCKIIVLGDMLELGEKSEEYHKNIKDYLVRTKADYIFLYGSEMKNLCSVCQEDKESIILKIKLRFLRK; from the coding sequence ATGAGGTTTCAGAAAATAGAAAAAGGGAAAAACCTTTATATAAACGATGCCTACAATGCCAACCCTACATCTATGAAACTCGCTGTTGAAACCTTTGACAAGTTGTACAATAAAAAAGTCTGTAAAATAATTGTGTTGGGAGATATGCTTGAATTAGGAGAAAAAAGTGAGGAGTATCATAAGAATATAAAGGATTACCTGGTTAGAACCAAGGCAGATTATATATTCTTGTACGGAAGTGAGATGAAAAACCTTTGTTCAGTATGCCAGGAAGATAAAGAGTCCATTATTTTGAAGATAAAGCTTCGATTTCTGAGAAAATAG